A stretch of the Marivirga tractuosa DSM 4126 genome encodes the following:
- a CDS encoding acetate and sugar kinases/Hsc70/actin family protein, with the protein MQLIADSGSSKTDWRLIKEDDTIEQLKTSGINPYLISENELFESLEADFKNIAFREIKEISFYGAGCGQHKNREKIKSVFNEFFNCDQIFVDDDMLAAARASCGSEEGIVCILGTGANACHYDGKNISERMISLGYALGDEGSGAYIGKLTVKSFLENEIPSKLAEKFSNDFPEINLETALEHIYQKPYPNRFFAQFFQFALLHQKERFFFELISKAFQLFLEKSVLKFSSHQNLPIHFVGGVAFNANTIMRMVLTKNNLTAGNFMESPIAGLTLYHKNKHS; encoded by the coding sequence ATGCAGCTTATAGCAGATAGTGGTTCGAGTAAAACAGATTGGCGCCTTATTAAGGAAGATGATACCATTGAGCAGCTGAAAACAAGTGGGATAAACCCATACTTGATTTCAGAAAATGAGCTTTTTGAGAGCTTAGAGGCTGATTTTAAAAATATCGCTTTTCGAGAGATAAAAGAAATTAGTTTTTATGGAGCGGGATGCGGTCAACATAAAAATAGAGAAAAAATAAAATCTGTTTTTAATGAGTTTTTCAATTGCGATCAAATCTTTGTAGATGACGACATGCTAGCTGCAGCAAGGGCAAGCTGTGGTAGTGAAGAAGGAATTGTATGTATTTTAGGAACTGGAGCAAACGCATGCCATTATGATGGGAAGAATATTTCAGAAAGAATGATTTCTTTAGGATACGCTTTAGGCGATGAGGGGAGCGGGGCTTATATTGGCAAATTAACTGTAAAATCATTTTTGGAAAATGAAATTCCGAGCAAACTTGCGGAAAAGTTTAGCAATGATTTTCCTGAGATCAATTTGGAAACTGCTTTAGAACATATTTATCAGAAGCCATATCCAAACCGGTTTTTTGCTCAATTTTTTCAATTTGCATTATTGCATCAGAAGGAGAGGTTCTTTTTTGAGCTCATTTCAAAAGCATTTCAATTATTTCTGGAAAAATCCGTTTTGAAATTTAGCAGTCACCAGAACTTGCCTATTCATTTTGTAGGAGGAGTGGCCTTTAATGCCAATACCATCATGCGAATGGTGTTGACAAAAAATAATTTAACAGCAGGAAATTTTATGGAAAGCCCCATAGCAGGTTTGACACTTTATCATAAAAATAAACATTCATGA
- a CDS encoding geranylgeranylglyceryl/heptaprenylglyceryl phosphate synthase, protein MTEKKKLNHLIEGKANGQKFFALLIDPDKVHDRASLQRLINVAIENEVDFFFVGGSLIVSDFLSSCISDIKSATDIPIILFPGNNQYIDLQSDAILYLSLISGRNPDLLIGQHVLSAPILKRSKMEVWPTGYMLIDGGNKTSVSYMSNTNPIPHDKSDIAVSTAIAGELLGLQLIYMDAGSGADKMISEKMIASVKRAIDIPLIIGGGINSVAKAKNAWKSGADVVVVGNAIEQNSQLLIEMTEAKILLNQQLQRMQ, encoded by the coding sequence ATGACAGAGAAGAAGAAGCTTAATCATCTAATTGAGGGCAAAGCAAACGGACAGAAATTTTTTGCTTTGCTTATTGACCCCGACAAGGTTCATGACAGAGCTTCACTGCAACGCTTGATCAATGTGGCTATTGAAAATGAAGTAGACTTCTTTTTTGTGGGGGGAAGTCTCATCGTTTCAGATTTTCTAAGCAGCTGCATTTCCGATATCAAATCTGCCACAGATATTCCCATCATTCTATTTCCTGGTAATAATCAATATATAGATTTGCAATCTGATGCTATCCTGTACCTTTCTTTAATTTCAGGTCGAAATCCTGACTTACTTATAGGGCAACATGTTCTTTCTGCTCCCATATTAAAAAGAAGCAAAATGGAAGTTTGGCCAACGGGCTATATGTTAATTGACGGTGGTAATAAAACATCAGTTTCCTACATGAGTAATACCAACCCCATTCCTCACGATAAAAGTGACATTGCTGTAAGTACTGCAATAGCTGGTGAACTATTAGGACTTCAACTTATCTACATGGATGCTGGCAGTGGTGCAGATAAAATGATTAGCGAGAAGATGATCGCCTCTGTGAAAAGAGCTATTGATATTCCCTTAATTATCGGTGGTGGTATAAATTCAGTTGCTAAAGCAAAAAACGCCTGGAAGTCAGGTGCTGATGTTGTAGTGGTGGGTAATGCCATAGAGCAAAACTCTCAATTATTGATAGAAATGACTGAGGCAAAAATCTTGCTGAATCAACAGTTGCAGAGGATGCAATAA
- a CDS encoding 1-(5-phosphoribosyl)-5-[(5-phosphoribosylamino)methylideneamino]imidazole-4-carboxamide isomerase: MIQIIPSIAIRDGKIIRVEGADIAGAKVYDDSPIDVARKLEDSGIKVVHIVDLDGAHRGSPVNYHILEAIHGYTDLELDFTGGINTDGDISKAYEYGADYITAASIAVERKELFASWIVSYGREKITLGADALNGKIAYKGWMQNTDIDIIEHIRYFYDRGLKYVKTTDISKEGSLSGPAFDLYQSILDEFPDICVLASGGVRNVDDIRKLNDMGVFAVIFGKAYYEGNIKIADLKEFLV; encoded by the coding sequence ATGATTCAAATTATTCCATCCATCGCCATCAGAGACGGTAAAATTATTAGAGTTGAGGGCGCAGATATTGCTGGTGCTAAAGTGTATGATGATTCGCCAATAGATGTGGCTAGAAAGCTGGAAGATAGTGGTATCAAAGTCGTTCATATAGTAGATTTGGATGGCGCACATAGAGGTTCGCCAGTGAATTATCACATTTTGGAAGCCATTCATGGATACACCGATTTGGAGCTTGATTTCACAGGAGGGATTAATACGGATGGTGATATTAGCAAAGCATACGAATACGGTGCTGACTATATTACAGCAGCCAGTATTGCGGTAGAAAGAAAAGAGCTTTTTGCATCTTGGATTGTGTCTTATGGAAGGGAGAAAATCACTTTGGGAGCTGATGCCCTGAATGGTAAGATTGCCTATAAAGGATGGATGCAAAACACTGATATTGATATTATTGAGCATATCCGTTATTTCTATGATAGAGGCTTAAAATATGTAAAAACTACTGACATCAGCAAAGAAGGTTCTTTGTCAGGTCCAGCATTTGATTTATATCAAAGCATTTTGGATGAATTTCCTGATATATGCGTTTTAGCCAGTGGGGGAGTACGTAATGTGGATGACATTCGTAAGCTAAATGATATGGGTGTTTTTGCCGTAATATTTGGAAAAGCTTATTATGAAGGAAACATCAAAATTGCTGATTTAAAGGAGTTTTTGGTTTAG
- a CDS encoding SprT-like domain-containing protein, with protein MTHYEKQIHHRISRFVPENSVGLAFGLWKKKPFRFVIAKARNSKLGDFRKKPSEDWAVITVNENLNPYSFLITFVHEVAHHWVYEKHNGRVSPHGKEWKDAFKALMLPFQTPDIFPEGILRALNLYMINPKAASLSDIRLAKALKAYDPINPDEVSLLELAHGQKFMLENRLFEKQETRRTRVRCKEVKSGKYYLVHKMAMIIPE; from the coding sequence ATGACGCACTACGAAAAACAAATCCACCATAGAATAAGTCGCTTCGTTCCTGAAAATTCTGTTGGTTTAGCTTTTGGTTTGTGGAAGAAGAAACCTTTTCGCTTTGTAATTGCCAAAGCCAGAAATAGCAAACTTGGAGATTTCAGAAAAAAACCTAGCGAAGATTGGGCAGTAATTACGGTAAATGAAAATCTAAATCCTTATTCTTTTCTGATCACCTTTGTGCACGAAGTAGCGCATCATTGGGTTTATGAAAAACATAATGGCAGAGTCTCCCCTCACGGTAAAGAATGGAAAGATGCCTTTAAAGCATTAATGTTACCATTTCAAACACCGGATATTTTCCCAGAAGGAATTTTACGAGCATTAAATCTTTATATGATAAATCCGAAAGCTGCTTCTCTGTCGGATATAAGGTTAGCAAAAGCTTTAAAAGCTTATGACCCAATAAATCCTGATGAGGTTAGTTTATTGGAATTAGCACATGGACAAAAATTCATGCTTGAAAACAGGCTATTCGAAAAGCAAGAAACCCGCAGAACGAGAGTTAGATGTAAAGAAGTAAAATCAGGAAAGTATTATCTAGTTCATAAAATGGCGATGATTATCCCTGAGTAG
- a CDS encoding glycosyl hydrolase 53 family protein produces the protein MKKFEVNLFLIVIVMVLFFSCKTEKDNPVAECENEEFFCEFDSRNFEMGFSTWPYASTIASVENTYDFIGENGDIYSEHIDSNIPWNAWINDLSLPAEFTNDIASRASKKLTNTKLTVSVSLLNSSRSDLAFDYDGSIPNYTALNDKEIEDAYFQHLQYIAEQLNPDYLLLAIEVNELLKNAPEKWEAYKILMAKIRPRIQEEFPTLQISESITLHNFYQPDVPNPDGFIEEIANYANTMDLVTISFYPFFKGLKSEQDFKRAFDFLHEKIKKPIAIAETSHLAEDLSVESLNLFIAGNESEQNDYLKTLFTQAQIHDYEYIIWWAHRDFDALWETFPEEVKDLGRIWRDTGLLDEDGRGRRSYETWESVLNPL, from the coding sequence ATGAAGAAATTTGAAGTAAATCTATTTTTGATAGTCATCGTCATGGTGCTTTTCTTCTCATGCAAAACTGAAAAGGATAATCCCGTAGCAGAATGTGAGAATGAGGAGTTTTTCTGTGAGTTCGACTCCAGGAATTTTGAAATGGGTTTTAGCACTTGGCCCTACGCCTCTACTATAGCATCTGTTGAAAACACTTATGACTTCATTGGAGAAAATGGTGATATCTATTCAGAACATATTGATTCCAATATCCCTTGGAATGCATGGATCAATGATTTGTCCTTACCTGCTGAGTTTACAAATGATATAGCGTCTAGAGCTTCCAAGAAATTAACTAATACCAAACTCACCGTATCGGTAAGTTTGTTGAACAGTTCGAGAAGTGACTTGGCATTTGATTATGACGGGAGCATACCGAATTATACGGCCTTAAATGATAAGGAAATTGAAGATGCTTATTTTCAGCACTTACAATATATAGCTGAGCAATTAAATCCTGATTATCTGTTGTTAGCTATAGAGGTGAACGAATTATTGAAAAATGCCCCTGAAAAATGGGAGGCCTATAAAATACTAATGGCTAAAATTAGACCGAGAATTCAAGAGGAGTTTCCCACCCTGCAAATTTCAGAGTCAATTACTTTGCACAATTTTTACCAGCCAGATGTTCCTAATCCGGATGGTTTTATTGAAGAAATAGCTAATTATGCTAACACTATGGATTTAGTAACGATTAGTTTTTATCCGTTTTTTAAAGGCTTAAAGTCAGAGCAAGACTTTAAGAGAGCATTTGACTTTTTGCACGAAAAAATCAAAAAGCCCATTGCAATAGCAGAAACAAGCCATTTGGCAGAAGATTTATCAGTTGAATCATTGAATCTGTTTATTGCAGGCAATGAATCCGAACAAAATGATTATCTGAAGACATTATTTACGCAGGCGCAAATCCACGATTACGAATATATCATTTGGTGGGCTCACAGAGATTTTGATGCGCTTTGGGAAACATTTCCCGAGGAAGTTAAAGATCTTGGGCGGATATGGAGAGATACTGGATTGTTAGATGAAGATGGAAGAGGAAGGCGCTCATATGAAACCTGGGAATCAGTCTTGAATCCCTTGTAG
- a CDS encoding phage holin family protein, whose translation MKKSKLLGLLGLDKIIESLQKLLEVRIAMIREEIEEKIAEKLAKLLPLLLVFASLTLLILFGSLTLAFYLTEIMASYVYGFGIVALIYLLLTVSFFILKDSKFLKKVFSDSISKPTKEE comes from the coding sequence GTGAAAAAAAGTAAACTGTTAGGACTTTTGGGACTAGATAAAATAATAGAATCATTACAAAAATTGCTTGAAGTACGCATAGCAATGATTAGAGAGGAGATTGAAGAAAAAATAGCTGAAAAATTAGCTAAGCTTCTGCCACTACTTTTAGTATTTGCCTCCTTAACTCTTCTCATTTTGTTTGGCAGTTTGACCTTGGCATTTTATCTAACAGAAATTATGGCAAGTTATGTTTATGGATTTGGCATTGTCGCCTTAATTTACCTATTATTGACGGTTTCTTTTTTTATACTAAAGGACAGTAAGTTTCTTAAGAAAGTATTTAGTGATTCTATAAGCAAACCAACCAAAGAAGAGTAA
- a CDS encoding DUF808 domain-containing protein, whose product MASGFFALFDDIATLMDDVAAMSKSTTQQTAGLLADDLAVNAEKASGFVAARELPVLWEITKGSFLNKLIILPIAFLLSAYLPVVITPILLIGGAYLSFEGVEKIYAYFFHKKEKKHQNLEAKMSKEEILAFEKKKIKSAILVDFILSTEIVMIALGNVKDEELLMQIIVVTIVAILATVGVYGLVGLLVRMDDLGLGLIARSDDKTDFMAKMGRALVKSLPKIIRGLTVLGTIAMLLVGGGLFLHNIAYLHELLHALPSMLAELIVGLLVGVIALLLYELYKLVKGALK is encoded by the coding sequence ATGGCTTCAGGATTTTTTGCCCTTTTTGATGATATCGCCACACTTATGGATGATGTGGCAGCAATGAGTAAAAGCACTACCCAACAAACTGCGGGACTACTGGCTGATGATCTGGCTGTTAATGCAGAAAAGGCTTCTGGATTTGTGGCGGCTAGAGAATTGCCAGTATTATGGGAAATAACAAAAGGCTCATTTCTTAACAAATTGATTATACTGCCCATCGCTTTTCTGTTAAGCGCATATTTACCTGTAGTCATTACGCCCATACTTTTAATTGGTGGTGCTTACTTATCCTTTGAGGGTGTAGAAAAGATTTATGCTTATTTTTTTCATAAAAAAGAGAAAAAGCATCAAAATTTGGAAGCTAAAATGAGCAAGGAAGAAATCTTAGCTTTTGAAAAGAAAAAGATCAAATCTGCTATTTTGGTAGATTTTATCCTTTCCACTGAAATTGTCATGATTGCTTTAGGAAATGTGAAGGATGAGGAGCTTTTGATGCAGATTATTGTGGTGACTATTGTGGCGATCTTAGCTACTGTTGGGGTTTATGGATTGGTTGGCCTGCTGGTACGAATGGATGACTTAGGTCTTGGCCTAATTGCCCGAAGCGATGATAAAACAGACTTCATGGCTAAAATGGGTCGAGCTCTGGTCAAAAGCTTACCCAAAATAATAAGAGGCTTAACAGTTTTGGGTACCATTGCCATGCTGTTGGTTGGTGGAGGGCTTTTCCTTCATAACATAGCGTATTTACATGAACTTCTTCATGCATTGCCTTCCATGTTGGCGGAACTGATTGTAGGGTTATTAGTGGGTGTTATTGCCTTATTGCTCTACGAATTATATAAGCTGGTGAAAGGAGCTTTGAAATAG
- a CDS encoding Crp/Fnr family transcriptional regulator has translation MSQVLHKYLSKFNVLSQEELDYSISLFELDRLKKGDFFVAEQSICNQIGFVIKGAVRNFAIQPDGEENTTCFKFEDQFITSYESFSQKKPSKISIQAIEDCELQVINYKQFHQLLKKNPAWQSILAWVMEQEYLEKEQHLRTLNNKSAKEKYLHTLTHSPEIIKRVQIGYIASYLGVTHRTLSRVRKDTIYTTS, from the coding sequence ATGAGCCAAGTATTACATAAATATCTATCAAAATTCAATGTTTTGAGTCAGGAAGAGCTAGACTATTCCATTTCACTATTTGAACTGGATAGACTCAAAAAGGGGGATTTTTTTGTTGCAGAGCAATCAATATGCAATCAAATCGGCTTTGTTATAAAAGGAGCAGTACGAAATTTTGCTATTCAACCCGATGGCGAGGAAAATACGACTTGCTTTAAATTTGAGGATCAGTTTATCACTTCTTATGAAAGCTTTAGCCAGAAAAAGCCTTCAAAAATAAGTATTCAAGCTATAGAGGATTGTGAATTACAAGTAATCAATTACAAGCAGTTTCATCAGTTATTGAAAAAAAATCCCGCTTGGCAATCCATTTTAGCATGGGTTATGGAACAAGAATACCTTGAAAAAGAGCAACATCTTAGAACCCTCAATAATAAATCAGCCAAAGAAAAATATCTTCATACCTTAACGCACTCACCTGAAATCATCAAAAGAGTACAAATTGGCTATATTGCTTCTTATTTAGGTGTCACGCATAGAACGTTAAGCAGAGTCAGGAAAGATACTATCTATACAACATCATAG
- a CDS encoding ChaN family lipoprotein has protein sequence MKRIVVALVLLLFAGNLYSQKPAYLIYNSKGKKVTYKKMIKELEDKDIVLFGELHNNPIAHWLQYELTHDLNASRKLILGAEMLEADNQVLLNQYLKDSINYQALDSLARLWPNYKTDYAPLVDYAKDNQLPFIATNIPRRYANKVYKGGFEVLDSLSNQEKEWIAPLPIPFDSELKTYKNILEMMGDHGTPELVKAQATKDATMAHFILKNYQKEHLFIHYNGAYHSDNYEGILWYLKRKEPNLKYGTITTVSQENVNKLLNENKNIADFIICVDNNMTTTY, from the coding sequence ATGAAAAGAATTGTAGTCGCTCTAGTTTTACTTTTGTTCGCTGGTAACCTATACAGCCAAAAACCTGCATATTTAATATATAATTCCAAAGGCAAAAAAGTCACTTACAAAAAGATGATTAAGGAACTTGAGGATAAGGATATTGTGCTATTCGGTGAATTACATAATAACCCAATAGCTCACTGGTTGCAATACGAACTTACTCATGATTTGAATGCAAGCCGGAAATTAATTCTTGGTGCTGAGATGCTAGAAGCAGACAATCAAGTGTTACTGAATCAATATCTTAAAGACTCAATTAATTACCAAGCACTAGATTCGCTTGCCCGACTATGGCCTAATTATAAAACGGATTATGCTCCACTAGTTGATTATGCAAAAGATAATCAATTGCCATTTATAGCAACGAATATTCCAAGAAGATATGCTAACAAGGTCTATAAAGGAGGCTTTGAGGTGCTTGACTCCCTCTCAAATCAGGAGAAGGAATGGATAGCTCCTTTACCTATACCCTTTGACAGTGAGCTTAAAACATATAAAAATATACTGGAAATGATGGGCGATCATGGTACTCCAGAATTAGTAAAAGCACAAGCCACAAAGGATGCAACAATGGCACATTTTATTTTAAAGAATTATCAGAAAGAACATTTATTTATACATTATAATGGAGCGTACCACTCAGACAATTATGAAGGGATTTTATGGTATTTAAAAAGAAAAGAACCTAACTTAAAATATGGTACCATCACCACGGTTTCCCAAGAAAACGTGAATAAGTTGCTGAACGAGAATAAAAATATTGCTGATTTTATTATTTGCGTAGATAATAATATGACCACCACTTATTGA
- the murQ gene encoding N-acetylmuramic acid 6-phosphate etherase has product MSITESESNFNNLENLSISELLKGINQEDQTVADSVQKALPQTEKALEQIVEKMQLGGRLFYIGAGTSGRLGILDASECPPTFGVGYDKVIGLIAGGDSAIRKAVEFAEDDRSQAWKDLQEYNISRKDFLIGIAASGRTPYVIGGLKMAQEKGIKTACITCNPNSEVVEVSDYPIEVPVGPEFVTGSTRMKAGTAQKMVLNMISTTAMIQLGHVKGNRMVDMQLSNDKLVDRGTKMIMHELEIGYEEAKKLLLEHGSVRKAVERRKESKL; this is encoded by the coding sequence ATGAGTATAACAGAGTCAGAATCGAATTTCAATAACTTAGAAAATCTTTCTATTAGCGAATTGCTTAAAGGAATCAATCAAGAAGATCAGACCGTAGCTGACTCCGTTCAAAAAGCACTGCCTCAAACCGAGAAAGCTTTGGAGCAAATAGTAGAAAAGATGCAATTGGGCGGCAGACTTTTTTATATAGGAGCAGGCACTAGTGGGAGGCTGGGGATTTTAGATGCATCTGAATGTCCGCCTACTTTTGGAGTTGGTTATGACAAGGTTATTGGTCTCATAGCAGGAGGAGATAGTGCCATACGAAAAGCTGTTGAATTTGCAGAAGACGACAGATCTCAGGCATGGAAAGATTTGCAAGAATATAATATCTCTAGGAAAGATTTTTTAATTGGAATTGCCGCATCTGGAAGAACACCTTATGTAATTGGCGGTTTGAAAATGGCGCAGGAAAAAGGAATTAAAACGGCTTGTATTACCTGCAATCCAAATTCTGAAGTGGTGGAAGTGTCGGATTATCCGATTGAAGTTCCCGTTGGCCCTGAGTTTGTGACGGGAAGCACCAGAATGAAAGCGGGTACAGCACAAAAAATGGTATTAAATATGATTTCTACAACTGCCATGATCCAACTGGGACATGTGAAAGGCAATAGAATGGTGGATATGCAACTGAGCAATGATAAGTTAGTGGATCGAGGCACAAAAATGATTATGCATGAACTTGAAATTGGATATGAAGAAGCCAAGAAACTATTGCTAGAACATGGCTCAGTAAGGAAGGCTGTTGAGAGAAGAAAAGAATCAAAGCTTTGA
- a CDS encoding MBL fold metallo-hydrolase, whose amino-acid sequence MQKIAKDVFHIPLMPRNSINCYIIEGVLVDSGIRTSYNKIQKSIKEVSIHSHALTHAHPDHQGCSDLICKKHWVPLLCHEKEVVRTETGLVTSEYPSNKSIIARFQQRYWAGSGHIVTKTLKNGDSVEGFKVIETPGHSSGHISFFRERDGVLILGDVATNMNLLTTISGLYLPPAIFTSDKEENINSLKELSKLNPRIICFGHGPVLKNNDNSFEKFVDKVSV is encoded by the coding sequence ATGCAGAAAATCGCAAAGGATGTTTTTCACATTCCATTAATGCCAAGAAACAGTATAAATTGTTACATAATTGAGGGCGTTTTAGTTGACTCAGGTATCCGAACTTCATATAATAAAATTCAAAAAAGCATAAAAGAAGTCTCCATTCATAGTCATGCCTTAACGCATGCCCACCCAGATCATCAAGGGTGTAGTGATCTGATTTGCAAAAAGCATTGGGTGCCATTATTGTGTCATGAAAAGGAAGTTGTCAGAACAGAAACCGGTTTAGTTACCAGTGAATATCCATCGAATAAAAGTATTATTGCTCGATTTCAACAAAGATATTGGGCAGGATCCGGTCATATAGTAACTAAAACATTGAAAAATGGGGACTCCGTTGAAGGCTTTAAAGTAATTGAAACACCAGGCCATTCCTCTGGACACATTTCTTTTTTTAGAGAAAGGGATGGGGTGTTGATATTAGGAGATGTAGCAACAAATATGAACTTATTGACTACTATTTCAGGATTGTATCTTCCACCAGCCATATTCACTTCAGACAAAGAAGAAAACATCAATTCTTTAAAGGAGTTATCGAAGTTAAATCCTCGGATTATTTGCTTTGGCCATGGACCAGTATTGAAAAATAATGATAATTCTTTTGAGAAATTTGTCGATAAAGTCAGCGTGTAA
- a CDS encoding DUF2200 domain-containing protein — protein sequence MKTTHKHDERIAQMTFVSVYPHYVSKVEKKGRTTAELHQVIEWLTGFDESLQQKLMEEKVTFEEFFQRADLNPNARLITGVICGYRVEEIENRITQQVRYLDKLVDELAKGKKMEKILRGE from the coding sequence ATGAAAACCACACACAAACACGATGAAAGAATAGCTCAAATGACCTTCGTTTCGGTTTATCCACATTATGTCTCCAAGGTGGAGAAAAAAGGCAGAACAACAGCAGAATTACATCAAGTCATTGAGTGGTTAACGGGCTTTGATGAAAGCTTGCAGCAAAAACTCATGGAAGAGAAAGTGACTTTTGAAGAGTTTTTCCAAAGAGCTGATTTAAATCCTAATGCTAGGTTGATTACAGGAGTAATATGCGGCTACAGAGTGGAGGAAATTGAAAATAGGATAACACAGCAAGTGCGCTACCTTGATAAATTAGTAGATGAATTAGCAAAAGGAAAGAAGATGGAGAAGATTTTACGGGGAGAGTAG
- a CDS encoding AraC family transcriptional regulator codes for MEDYNKIIESLGVKFVKAKNIKIQKPVTVNNLYEVENKVIWVNKGEVLLGEEKLLAKEGDFAFIPGGKVHQITYGRGSQIETITNDKFITGKSEYFNSISHDELLVEGGDSFSYISFEAKVFDSVNFFASLDIPPFIFSNDTIKSLHDKVFDELKSDEPGSDRMVKVLTEYLLVELFRHIVRNKLFVEQLATNSTYFKDPRLIDIFNYINEHLGGDLSNKKLAEVANVSEDYVGQYFKMLTGINPQDYIEYQRMEEAVTLLRTSKKSIRDIGHEVGYKDTAYFCRRFKMMFGIPAGKMRRRESLMNV; via the coding sequence ATGGAAGATTACAACAAAATCATTGAGTCTTTGGGCGTTAAATTCGTCAAAGCAAAAAATATCAAAATCCAAAAGCCTGTAACAGTAAATAATCTCTATGAAGTAGAGAACAAAGTAATTTGGGTAAATAAAGGAGAAGTACTATTGGGAGAAGAAAAACTATTAGCGAAGGAAGGTGATTTCGCTTTTATTCCTGGTGGAAAAGTACATCAAATTACTTACGGAAGAGGTAGCCAAATTGAAACTATCACAAATGATAAATTCATTACTGGAAAATCGGAATATTTTAATTCTATTAGCCATGATGAATTATTGGTTGAAGGTGGTGACAGTTTTAGTTATATTTCTTTTGAAGCTAAAGTATTTGATTCGGTAAACTTTTTTGCCTCTCTTGATATTCCTCCATTTATTTTCAGTAATGATACCATCAAATCTTTACACGATAAGGTGTTTGATGAATTGAAAAGTGACGAGCCTGGCTCGGATCGTATGGTAAAGGTTTTAACGGAATACTTATTAGTAGAATTATTTAGACATATTGTTCGCAATAAATTATTTGTGGAGCAATTGGCTACTAATAGTACCTATTTCAAAGATCCACGCTTAATTGATATATTCAATTATATTAATGAACACTTAGGAGGTGATTTATCAAATAAGAAGCTTGCTGAGGTAGCAAATGTTTCCGAAGATTATGTAGGGCAATATTTTAAAATGTTGACAGGTATCAATCCTCAGGATTATATCGAATATCAACGAATGGAAGAAGCCGTTACACTGCTGAGAACTTCTAAAAAGAGTATCAGAGATATTGGTCATGAAGTTGGATATAAAGATACTGCATACTTCTGCCGAAGATTTAAAATGATGTTCGGTATTCCTGCTGGGAAGATGAGAAGAAGGGAATCTTTAATGAATGTTTAA